ATTTCAATGTCGTTTTTTTGACCAGATCCCATAGGTTATCATTGAGCTCTTGCCATTAATTCGCTTGCCGCAAATTTCCGGCTCTAACCCAAGCTTCAGTACCATCTTCTAGGCGAATTTGTTGCCAAGAACCATCGTCATTTGTGCCGAGCACTGTCACCTGGGTATTAAAATTAATGCCGCCGATGCGGGCCGATTCTAGGGAAGGCTCCGCCCGCAGGCTTAAACCATCAGACCAAGTGACCGTTGCGGCGTAAGCACCGGGGGGCAATTCTGTGTCTTCGGCGGCCGCCTCTTCCTCTTCTTCTGGCGTTTCTTCGGCGATCGCCTCTGGCTCAGCAATAATCGGTGCTAGATCTGGTTCTGTTGCTTGGGGTTCAGGTTCAGGAGTAGGGGCCGGTTCAGGGGGGGCGATCGCCTCAGAAGAAAAAACCGGTTTCGGAGGAGTGGCAGCCATGCGGTTGAAAAAATAATAAGCGGCCCCAACACTCCCCACCATCAGGAGAAATACCCCCAGCAAGAAACCGAGGATAAATTGAAATACGTTGGAAATATTCATAAAAACCAATTCTCCGACCGGGACACCGACAACATCAAAAAACCGCCCCTAAAGAGCATTATAGTAGACGATTTCTCGGGTCCTAG
The nucleotide sequence above comes from [Synechococcus] sp. NIES-970. Encoded proteins:
- a CDS encoding hypothetical protein (conserved hypothetical protein); translation: MNISNVFQFILGFLLGVFLLMVGSVGAAYYFFNRMAATPPKPVFSSEAIAPPEPAPTPEPEPQATEPDLAPIIAEPEAIAEETPEEEEEAAAEDTELPPGAYAATVTWSDGLSLRAEPSLESARIGGINFNTQVTVLGTNDDGSWQQIRLEDGTEAWVRAGNLRQAN